The following are encoded together in the Perca flavescens isolate YP-PL-M2 chromosome 22, PFLA_1.0, whole genome shotgun sequence genome:
- the LOC114549101 gene encoding zinc finger protein 391 isoform X1, translating into MPSVEYVRQFVNERLTAAAEEIFRVFEKTIVEYEEEIDRQRRLLGNVIDWNPKIKLHIIELPQQHVCEEEEEEEEEVLADQQQMCTQERNSSLDQEEPDPPQIKEEHEELCISQEGEQLVLKQETDAFMLTPTYEESGRSEDQTLNLSIDQTQCVVEEKRLNYIPVNRSVVSEPNTDLLLLSHETESQAHKRGKHGESGSIRNAEPETNKSRSQSNSVNNPNLSEIHLDTHAGKKMCNDIRILTDEKQHSCQICGRSFNRISLLKYHLITHTGEKPYSCKTCGKTYGQISSLKYHLRTHTGEKPYSCKTCGKAFKCNNILKVHMRTHTGEKPYTCKTCGNRFCDLSALIRHVRIHTGEKPYTCKTCGKDFSRSDDLKVHIRIHTGEKPYTCKTCGKNFRRSTEVMVHMRKAHAGEKPHLF; encoded by the exons ATGCCTTCAGTTGAGTATGTGAGACAGTTTGTCAACGAGcgactgactgctgctgctgaagaaatattcagagtttttgaaaaaactatCGTGGAATACGAGGAAGAGATCGATCGTCAGCGCAGACTGTTGGGTAACGTTATCGATTGGAATCCCAAAATAAAGTTACACATCATAG AGCTCCCACAGCAACATGtctgtgaggaggaggaggaggaggaggaggaggttctcGCTGACCAGCAGCAGATGTGTACTCAGGAGAGGAACTCCAGTCTGGACCAAGAGGAGCCAGATCCTCCACAGATTAAAGAGGAACACGAGGAACTCTGCatcagtcaggagggagagcagcttgtACTGAAGCAGGAGACCGATGCCTTTATGTTGACTCCTACTTATGAGGAAAGTGGCCGCAGTGAAGATCAGACTCTGAACTTGAGTATCGATCAAACTCAGTGTGTGGTGGAGGAAAAGCGTCTAAACTACATTCCAGTTAACAGGTCTGTAGTATCAGAACCAAACACTGACCTCCTGCTCCTCTCTCATGAAACTGAGAGCCAAGCTCATAAAAGAGGCAAGCATGGAGAGTCTGGATCAATTAGAAATGCAGAGccagaaacaaacaaaagcagaaGTCAGAGTAACAGTGTAAACAACCCTAACTTGTCAGAGATTCACCTTGATACTCACGCAGGTAAAAAGATGTGTAACGATATAAGAATCCTCACAGATGAGAAGCAACATTCTTGCCAAATATGTGGGAGAAGTTTCAATCGGATATCTTTATTGAAATATCATTTAATcacccacacaggtgagaagccaTATTCTTGCAAAACATGTGGGAAAACCTATGGTCAGATATCATCATTGAAGTATCATCTAAGAACCCATACAGGTGAGAAGCCATATTCTTGCAAAACATGTGGGAAAGCTTTCAAATGTAATAATATTCTGAAAGTCCACATGAGAacccacacaggtgagaagccaTATACTTGTAAAACATGTGGGAATAGATTCTGTGACCTGTCAGCATTGATAAGACAtgtgagaatccacacaggtgagaagccgTATACCTGTAAAACATGTGGGAAAGATTTTAGTCGTAGCGATGATTTGAAAGTCCACATAAGAATCCACACAGGTGAAAAGCCGTATACTTGTAAAACTTGTGGGAAGAATTTCAGACGTAGCACTGAAGTGATGGTCCATATGAGAAAAGCCCACGCTGGTGAGAAGCCACACCTTTTTTAA
- the LOC114549101 gene encoding zinc finger protein 391 isoform X2: MPSVEYVRQFVNERLTAAAEEIFRVFEKTIVEYEEEIDRQRRLLELPQQHVCEEEEEEEEEVLADQQQMCTQERNSSLDQEEPDPPQIKEEHEELCISQEGEQLVLKQETDAFMLTPTYEESGRSEDQTLNLSIDQTQCVVEEKRLNYIPVNRSVVSEPNTDLLLLSHETESQAHKRGKHGESGSIRNAEPETNKSRSQSNSVNNPNLSEIHLDTHAGKKMCNDIRILTDEKQHSCQICGRSFNRISLLKYHLITHTGEKPYSCKTCGKTYGQISSLKYHLRTHTGEKPYSCKTCGKAFKCNNILKVHMRTHTGEKPYTCKTCGNRFCDLSALIRHVRIHTGEKPYTCKTCGKDFSRSDDLKVHIRIHTGEKPYTCKTCGKNFRRSTEVMVHMRKAHAGEKPHLF, encoded by the exons ATGCCTTCAGTTGAGTATGTGAGACAGTTTGTCAACGAGcgactgactgctgctgctgaagaaatattcagagtttttgaaaaaactatCGTGGAATACGAGGAAGAGATCGATCGTCAGCGCAGACTGTTGG AGCTCCCACAGCAACATGtctgtgaggaggaggaggaggaggaggaggaggttctcGCTGACCAGCAGCAGATGTGTACTCAGGAGAGGAACTCCAGTCTGGACCAAGAGGAGCCAGATCCTCCACAGATTAAAGAGGAACACGAGGAACTCTGCatcagtcaggagggagagcagcttgtACTGAAGCAGGAGACCGATGCCTTTATGTTGACTCCTACTTATGAGGAAAGTGGCCGCAGTGAAGATCAGACTCTGAACTTGAGTATCGATCAAACTCAGTGTGTGGTGGAGGAAAAGCGTCTAAACTACATTCCAGTTAACAGGTCTGTAGTATCAGAACCAAACACTGACCTCCTGCTCCTCTCTCATGAAACTGAGAGCCAAGCTCATAAAAGAGGCAAGCATGGAGAGTCTGGATCAATTAGAAATGCAGAGccagaaacaaacaaaagcagaaGTCAGAGTAACAGTGTAAACAACCCTAACTTGTCAGAGATTCACCTTGATACTCACGCAGGTAAAAAGATGTGTAACGATATAAGAATCCTCACAGATGAGAAGCAACATTCTTGCCAAATATGTGGGAGAAGTTTCAATCGGATATCTTTATTGAAATATCATTTAATcacccacacaggtgagaagccaTATTCTTGCAAAACATGTGGGAAAACCTATGGTCAGATATCATCATTGAAGTATCATCTAAGAACCCATACAGGTGAGAAGCCATATTCTTGCAAAACATGTGGGAAAGCTTTCAAATGTAATAATATTCTGAAAGTCCACATGAGAacccacacaggtgagaagccaTATACTTGTAAAACATGTGGGAATAGATTCTGTGACCTGTCAGCATTGATAAGACAtgtgagaatccacacaggtgagaagccgTATACCTGTAAAACATGTGGGAAAGATTTTAGTCGTAGCGATGATTTGAAAGTCCACATAAGAATCCACACAGGTGAAAAGCCGTATACTTGTAAAACTTGTGGGAAGAATTTCAGACGTAGCACTGAAGTGATGGTCCATATGAGAAAAGCCCACGCTGGTGAGAAGCCACACCTTTTTTAA
- the timm21 gene encoding mitochondrial import inner membrane translocase subunit Tim21: MAYMQILKGLQRNLQQTATLYSAQKCKLTQVSLLIHTHRTASTVSRLTFHSRVEAPSAMPVLSCFIRRGISLDSTARNQSSPEERDKSVSRYQSGSPKPSAAQKVKEAGRDFTYLIVVLIGLGVTGGLLYVVFQELFSSSSPNKVYGKAFNKVRLDPEVIGAFGEPIKCYGETTRRGRRQHLSHLEYLKDGLKHMRLKFYIEGSEPGLKGTVHSESKENPETGKYEFRYIFVEVDTYPRRTIIVEDNR; the protein is encoded by the exons ATGGCTTACATGCAGATATTGAAAGGTCTGCAGCGGAATCTACAACAGACAGCGACACTGTACAGCGCTCAGAAATGCAAACTCACACAAGTCAGTTTgctcatccacacacacaggacagcgTCAACAGTGTCGAGACTGACTTTCCACAGCAGAGTCGAGGCTCCTTCTGCCATGCCAGTACTGAGCTGCTTCATACGGCGGGGTATTTCGCTCGACTCTACAGCCAGAAATCAAAGCAGCCCCGAAGAGAGAGACAAGTCTGTTTCTAGGTACCAGAGTGGGAGCCCCAAACCTTCAGCTGCACAAAAAG TAAAAGAAGCTGGCAGAGACTTCACCTACTTGATAGTTGTACTCATTGGGCTTGGAGTGACAG gtggaCTGTTATATGTGGTGTTCCAGGAGCTGTTTTCTTCCTCAAGTCCAAATAAAGTCTATGGGAAAGCCTTCAACAAAGTCAGGTTAGACCCAGAG GTGATCGGTGCATTTGGGGAGCCAATCAAGTGTTATGGGGAGACTACCCGTCGAGGAAGGAGGCAGCATCTCAG TCATCTGGAGTACCTGAAGGACGGACTGAAGCATATGAGACTAAAGTTTTACATTGAAGGCTCTGAGCCGGGCCTCAAAGGAACTGTACACTCAGAGTCAAAAGAG AATCCTGAAACTGGAAAATATGAATTCCGTTACATATTTGTGGAAGTAGACACCTACCCAAGACGAACCATTATTGTGGAGGATAACCGATGA
- the LOC114549101 gene encoding zinc finger protein 699 isoform X4, with translation MPSVEYVRQFVNERLTAAAEEIFRVFEKTIVEYEEEIDRQRRLLELPQQHVCEEEEEEEEVLADQQQMCTQERNSSLDQEEPDPPQIKEEHEELCISQEGEQLVLKQETDAFMLTPTYEESGRSEDQTLNLSIHQTQCVVEEKCLNYIPVNRSVVSEPNTDLLLLSHETESQAHKRGERYHKSRSHSNVINNPNLSEIHKVSDTGKRSFKCDKCGKVYKYNSVLQRHLRTHTDEKPYSCKTCGKAFKCNSTLKVHMSIHRGENPHTCKICWKDFESIYDLNVHMRIHTGGKPYICKICGKDFRRNYTLKIHMRTHTGEKPYLCKTCGKRFSHLSALIRHMRVHTGEKAYSCEMWGQFQT, from the exons ATGCCTTCAGTTGAGTATGTGAGACAGTTTGTCAACGAGcgactgactgctgctgctgaagaaatattcagagtttttgaaaaaactatCGTGGAGTACGAGGAAGAGATCGATCGTCAGCGCAGACTGTTGG AGCTCCCACAGCAACATGtctgtgaggaggaggaggaggaggaggaggttctcGCTGACCAGCAGCAGATGTGTACTCAGGAGAGGAACTCCAGTCTGGACCAAGAGGAGCCAGATCCTCCACAGATTAAAGAGGAACACGAGGAACTCTGCatcagtcaggagggagagcagcttgtACTGAAGCAGGAGACCGATGCCTTTATGTTGACTCCTACTTATGAGGAAAGTGGCCGCAGTGAAGATCAGACTCTGAACTTGAGTATCCATCAAACTCAGTGTGTGGTGGAGGAAAAGTGTCTAAACTACATTCCAGTTAACAGGTCTGTAGTATCAGAACCAAACACTGACCTCCTGCTCCTCTCTCATGAAACTGAGAGCCAAGCTCATAAAAGAGGCGAGCGGTATCACAAAAGCAGAAGTCACAGTAACGTTATAAACAACCCTAACTTGTCAGAGATTCACAAAGTTTCTGACACAGGTAAAAGGTCTTTCAAATGTGATAAATGTGGAAAGGTTTATAAGTACAATTCAGTATTACAGCGACACCTGAGAACCCACACAGATGAGAAGCCATATTCTTGCAAAACATGTGGTAAAGCTTTCAAATGTAATAGTACCTTGAAAGTCCACATGAGTATCCACAGAGGTGAGAATCCGCATACTTGTAAAATCTGTTGGAAAGATTTTGAAAGTATCTATGATTTGAATGtccacatgagaatccacacaggcgGGAAGCCGTATATTTGTAAAATCTGTGGGAAAGATTTCAGACGTAACTATACTTTGAAAATCCACATGAGAacccacacaggtgagaagccgTACCTTTGCAAAACCTGTGGAAAAAGATTCTCTCATTTGTCAGCATTGATAAGGCATATGCGAgtccacacaggtgagaaggCGTATTCTTGTGAAATGTGGGGACAATTTCAGACGTAG
- the LOC114549101 gene encoding zinc finger protein 582 isoform X3: protein MPSVEYVRQFVNERLTAAAEEIFRVFEKTIVEYEEEIDRQRRLLGNVIDWNPKIKLHIIELPQQHVCEEEEEEEEEVLADQQQMCTQERNSSLDQEEPDPPQIKEEHEELCISQEGEQLVLKQETDAFMLTPTYEESGRSEDQTLNLSIDQTQCVVEEKRLNYIPVNRSVVSEPNTDLLLLSHETESQAHKRGERYHKSRSHSNVINNPNLSEIHKVSDTGKRSFKCDKCGKVYKYNSVLQRHLRTHTDEKPYSCKTCGKAFKCNSTLKVHMSIHRGENPHTCKICWKDFESIYDLNVHMRIHTGGKPYICKICGKDFRRNYTLKIHMRTHTGEKPYLCKTCGKRFSHLSALIRHMRVHTGEKAYSCEMWGQFQT, encoded by the exons ATGCCTTCAGTTGAGTATGTGAGACAGTTTGTCAACGAGcgactgactgctgctgctgaagaaatattcagagtttttgaaaaaactatCGTGGAATACGAGGAAGAGATCGATCGTCAGCGCAGACTGTTGGGTAACGTTATCGATTGGAATCCCAAAATAAAGTTACACATCATAG AGCTCCCACAGCAACATGtctgtgaggaggaggaggaggaggaggaggaggttctcGCTGACCAGCAGCAGATGTGTACTCAGGAGAGGAACTCCAGTCTGGACCAAGAGGAGCCAGATCCTCCACAGATTAAAGAGGAACACGAGGAACTCTGCatcagtcaggagggagagcagcttgtACTGAAGCAGGAGACCGATGCCTTTATGTTGACTCCTACTTATGAGGAAAGTGGCCGCAGTGAAGATCAGACTCTGAACTTGAGTATCGATCAAACTCAGTGTGTGGTGGAGGAAAAGCGTCTAAACTACATTCCAGTTAACAGGTCTGTAGTATCAGAACCAAACACTGACCTCCTGCTCCTCTCTCATGAAACTGAGAGCCAAGCTCATAAAAGAG GCGAGCGGTATCACAAAAGCAGAAGTCACAGTAACGTTATAAACAACCCTAACTTGTCAGAGATTCACAAAGTTTCTGACACAGGTAAAAGGTCTTTCAAATGTGATAAATGTGGAAAGGTTTATAAGTACAATTCAGTATTACAGCGACACCTGAGAACCCACACAGATGAGAAGCCATATTCTTGCAAAACATGTGGTAAAGCTTTCAAATGTAATAGTACCTTGAAAGTCCACATGAGTATCCACAGAGGTGAGAATCCGCATACTTGTAAAATCTGTTGGAAAGATTTTGAAAGTATCTATGATTTGAATGtccacatgagaatccacacaggcgGGAAGCCGTATATTTGTAAAATCTGTGGGAAAGATTTCAGACGTAACTATACTTTGAAAATCCACATGAGAacccacacaggtgagaagccgTACCTTTGCAAAACCTGTGGAAAAAGATTCTCTCATTTGTCAGCATTGATAAGGCATATGCGAgtccacacaggtgagaaggCGTATTCTTGTGAAATGTGGGGACAATTTCAGACGTAG